A segment of the Labrus bergylta chromosome 11, fLabBer1.1, whole genome shotgun sequence genome:
tcgtctcatgtctcattcagctgtgagtaaactcacagtataaactctgtcatcagtgaagcgctttgagtgtgagctagtgaacgcaagaggtagagaacgagcagggagacagggaggcgtctgattggtttaTCAGATtagtacctcgtggcagacattggttgaagtttttacagacttacaaactgctacagatgatggattttctttgttcctttttcagagcacatgagttattaatttctgtcaggacctaaagacaatttgaaccaaaatcttaaaaagtggatctggaggaaatgaccaaccctgcctttaaagtacCGGTgcaatatgtatttatattcgTTACTTGTGGCAAGCTTCTTTATTTTACTGTGCAGTGTACACCACCTGCTGTAAATATCTTAGAAATATACACTGTCCCTCTTCTACTTGAATGCAAGGTGAAGCATTTCTAATTTTGTTGCACATTGCATAATGACACATTTCTAATTTTGTTGCACATTGCATAATGACAATAAACACTTTCTAGGCTTTCTATTAGTTTATAAGCATCTCTTGTCCATTAAAATAACTTGCTTAGATCATGTTGTATTAACACATTGATAATGATGCCAGCTGTTTCCCCCATTCAGATTATACAGAATCATCTGTGAGGTGAAAAGCAACAACCTCTGCTGCAGCTAACTCCAGTTCCCTTGACTCTGCCAGAGACAGAGATGTAGGGGAGGTGAGAGGCCACCCAGCCTTGTTGACTTCAGTGACTCCGCCATTAAGGAAATATGGCTGCCGTGACCTCTGGAGAAACCGCACACAGGCACCCAAAAACATCAGAGAGCTGCAACCCTCCGCCGCCTGCATGCATGAGAGCGAGGGAGCGGGGTGATGGAGGAACAGAGAGGACGAGGGGATGAAACAGAGAGGGGTAAAAGTAGTAGGGTTGGGGGGGCCGAGTGCATTTTTATGAGCCTATACCTCTCCAGTTTCTGGGTTGTCTGGACACGTAGACATAAATTTtcaccccctccctccatctttgctGCTTTCTTCTGGCACACTCACCAAGCAGACCCACGCTTATCTGCTTCTGCAGCCTGTTTGCAAACTTTCTTTTCCAGTTTCTCCACCCCCCTTCCTCATCATCCCCTTTTCCttcacccccctccctctcttacCTGGGCCTAACATCCTGCTCTccaccctccctccttccttctgCTTTCtccttttaatttctttttgtttatggTAAGCCAACACTACCTTCCACCttctgttattttcttcttctccgaCCACatccctccacctccaccccccccccccccccacctccccttaTAGATGGAGATTAACTGGGGAGCGCAGCGCCATCCGTCCTTGCGACTGTTTGTTGTTAAGGAGATGGATGGAGGCTCCTTCTGCCAGCCCCACGCAGCCGCAATTACACCAGCCGCCATGAGGGATGGAGGGGAGGGAAAAGGGGGGAGGTGGGgttggagagagggagacacagagaggggcATCTATCACGCCCCTTAATCTACCTGTCACTGCAAGGGCttggatggagggggggggggggggattgtgagggggaggaaggggggtaGGCTTCAAATTGACGGATGGTCAAcagtttatttcttttctttacccTGAATTCGCTTTGCTTTTGGGAGAATCAGGGCCAGCGGTGACTGCACTCATTAAATGTCCTGATCACTCCGATTGATTTCCCAGAGCTTATTGGATTCTGTTGAACATAGCTGCTGttcgttttgtgtgtgtgtgtgtttgtgtttctgacagACGTCAACATTAGCAGAGGAAGCTGGGATGCTGTTGGGACCGCAGTGCTCCATCTGGCCGGAGTTTGGACACCAAGTACCCCCGATATCATACTGGTGGAAAACACTGGGTGCTGAAATACTTTGACTAAAGATTATACTCTCTGATAGTACACAGAGACAACACATGACACAATTTGCCACTTGAAACTGAACAATCATTGTTTTGCAGTTCGTTGGTATCACTGATATTATTATCCTGACAGAAAAATTAGAAGACTCCCCGCACGTGTTCACGTGTTTCACCTGCATGGCTTCATCGGGTTTGTGATACAAGACGATTCACAGGTGAGTGGTGACTTTCCATATAAGGTCATGCTTCCATGCAGACGTTCTAACATTACATATCACACTACatagtattttttaaacatagcCTACCAACACATtcttatattaaaatatttagccCTAATTTAAGAGGAAAGTGGGGGAAGGTAGTGAGAGGGGAAGAGGGAGGGTCTTTCTTCCTCCTGGTCTAATTATCTCTGCTAGAGTACTAGATATTAACAGCCTGCTGTATCGATCAATACTGTATCTGAAATTGTACTTTAGGCTGTAATAGAGGCTGATACCTATACAGTCACTGTTCCTGGTATCAGAAACTAAACCATTCTGAAAAAATCCCCCCCTGATGCATGACTGATAAATATaatatgtaaaatatttaaTCTCTGGGATGCTGCACCTGCAGCCTGCATTTGTTTTACCATGAAGAATATCAGGTGCTGCAGTCTGCATTTGTTTTAGGACCAACTTTGAGAAGGTTTCTGGTGTTCCTTTGCTCGTGCACGTCCTTCACTGCATGACATCACTTCTCTCCTCAGTGTATTTCCTGTCCCTCTTGAACTCTCCATATCAATATGACTCTAAAGACATCAGCAcagtatttaatttaaatctgAGTTTCACATGTTGATCATTGCGTGTCACTCACAGCGGACAAATGAGTGTCTGATccgtccagtttttttttttttaaaccgagGTGGCACAGTTTTTCAAAACTGTTTGACTCTGTTGCTCTTTTCCCACGTCCCTCACAGTTTCCCTCATGGTAGAtaatccctgtcagacgggaagtgaggcaagacatgatgaAAGAAGGACGCCACTGAAGTCCCTCTCCATGTTTACAACATATCCAGAGGGGGAGACGAAACTACAGAGTCCGACATAATGATGACAGTGTTTGCTTTGATATCAACATAACGTGTATTTGGACGTATTCACAGAATACACGAATGACTGGGAAAAAGTGCGGCACTCGCTCACattacctgctgcattcacatcGCGGCTCACACAGCTTCAGGTGGATATTTGACTCGGAGGTTGGCAGAATAAAGTCTGGTCAAGTCAGGATGGAAAATTCAGACATTTGTGTTGGAAAATGTcaggatattttcaggagttttgcaCATGTGTGAAAAAGACTACAACAGGCCTGTAGATGATTTCTACTTTAAGCTGACTGTGTGAGCTCTAAGAGTCTATACACCTCAAATTACACAAAGTGTTTCTTCCTTCACTTTAAATAGTCCAGAACCAATCAACTTAAAACTGAaggtctttttttgtctttaaattgGGGGAGAGGAGTCACTATGTTGACACAGACTGTCAGTGTGGATGGATCTGAAACATGCAGAATAGTaacatgttgaataaaacattaaagtcaaTCAGCCCTCACATGGTCGTCCCTCACATGGTCGTCCAGTAGCTTTTATTTATCAAGAACTATTTGcaaaaatcatctttatttcACTGTGATATTTTTGCACAAATTTCGGATCTTACTGCAGAATATATGTTTGCCATCTTGCAGGTATTTATTCTAAACATTGACAAAAGCATGCTCGTACATGGTTCAGGGAATAAAAAACTGGTGACACTTCTGGCTCTGTATAAATATCCAGGGCAGCTCCGACACTTTTATACCTCATCGTGTGCATGTGGAGATGCTGCTTCTGTCGcctttctgcagaaaaagaacatttttgcatagaccccattcaaacacataatgcattaacatgcaaacacacatgcactctgcTTCTCTACGTTTTTTTGTATAATCAGATCTGCATTTATTGCCCCCACACGCTCAGCTCGGCAGCATCCTCTGCTCACATGCATACTTGTTGAAGCAGTGACCTATCGTCTAGTAAATCTGCATACATAACTTATAATGCCCCCCAGTATACAATGCTACAGAAATATTATGAAAAGTAATCTGAGGTCCTCTACCCTttatcccccctcctcctcgtctccctcctccacctccacctcctcatcTGTCCAGAAGAGTGAGAGATGGGATGGAGGGATTAATACTCTTCCGCCCAAGCCAACCCTGGGAATGATAGATGGACAGATGCAGGAAGCGAGCGGAGGCggaggagagaggtggagaTTAAAGGAGAGAAGTCTGAGGGTTCATAAATCCAAAGTGGGAGACCTGGTCCGCATCACACACTAATAAGATCTGCAAGAAATCCATgatgagggggagagagggagacagaggtggagtgaggaggagagatgggagCGGTGTAATAGCATTAGATGTAATCTAATCACGGCAATAAGATGTGAATGGATGAGTGTGAGCATGGTGATTATGCAGAAGAGGGATGGCGGTGTGTTGATGAAGCTTTGAGGTGTGAGGACAGGCTGGGCTATTGAACGCAGCGAGGAGCGAGCTTTCTGCTACATACTCACAAAAATACAGTCGTTCTTGTAGTTCCTATCTGAGTTTGTCTTTCAAACTTGCACCAAAATGAAAGCAGAGGTATCATGTCAGATGCTTCATGGCTGCAGAACGACTCAATTTGTGAACcaggaaaaaaatgtgacaattaATCAAACAGCACGCATAAAAATACCTTATTGCATGAAtaaacttttactttttgtatttattctttgcttttaaaagtattttttacttCTCTGAGTGTAAGTTGGTAAATCAGGGATGTTTGTGGATGTAAATGTACAtatcagtattttattttttaataaaggggattcaaaaatatacaaaaaaagtgttgattcatgtgaaagtctgtCGGGTCTGTGTGTCACCTTGTTGTTTGTCcaatcactgtccacttatatctacagTTACTTTATGTATTATATCATTTTAATGTGATAGTTTTAGTCTACTTTGCACGCTCTTTCCCTTTCCTGTTCCGGTTTTTAATGCTCCGTGTGGCTCTTACTGTCTCCCAGAGGATGAATAAAACGTTTTGTTAATTGAATAGAattgaaatgaaacatttgttttaaatgtgcttacTTTTTCTCAAGGTATCACACCGTGTCTGTACAGAAAAAGTAACTCCTCCTGTGACGACCTTTCAGTTTGGGTCCATTTGGCTCCCCTTGTGGACAAATTGGTAACTCTTATCTCTTCGCTGATTGgtcctgtgtgcatgtgtagccaactgttttttttgcagagaaatATCGCCCTGCTTTCTTTTGACAATAAAAAGTATCACACATATActtctgaaaatatctagataatttcaggaggactgctctggataaACTCggggtgaagtctgagtgaaaaatgtggctttttgtgttcacacatgcagctggAGACTCTTTGCCATGCATGtaaaaaaagactgtacatGCCGGGTACTGTGAATCACCTCGTACGACACCTGAaaacttctcacaggagcttaaaaGCCCTGAATCCAGCGAGCTGTCCAGGATCTGTTCGGTTCAGTTCGGTAGGTATTTATGGGCATTTCCACTGTCAGAatttgggaatggtaccaaataAACAGTCTGTACCGTCCTAATttttttgctacccttctgttgCGGTGCCATGCGTTCTGATCCCACCCTAAAGAGGGGTTGTTGACACACGGCAGTCAgttgattggttgaaagaatCGTCCTCATGGGAGCTTTAAGTGTAAGCGACTAAATGTGCAAATACAGGAAGCGGCTTTACAACAATGTATGAATGTTTAAGTCTTTATATTTGTCTATTAATCAATTGTTTTACTTGTGTTGTGTCGCGGCACCTCCCGAAAAGATCTCAATATGTCCTTCTTGTTCAAATAAAtgatatattaaaaaataaaaaaaataaacctgaagTGCAGGCGTGACCTGACTCGGTTCAGATAGAGTGCTCcttcacctccctcctcctcctctcccctccgcCTCGACCCTACCACCATTACCCTCCAACCCCCACAGCCTCCCCTGCATCCACCCGGGCCACATTTTTCATGGCCCAGCTGTCGGAGGGCCATGATTGGTTGGCTCTGCAGACAGATAGCCGATAGGCTCTGATTAATAGTTGAGGCCCAAGAACTTCCTCATTGATCAACAGGACAGGctgcaagaggaggagggggaggagagagagagaaaaagtatGCCCTGTCGCTCTGCAAGTGCGGCCTGATAACCCTGATACTGGCTCTCTGGTCGTGTGTAGaattgtgtaagtgtgtgtgtgtgtgtgtgtgtgtgtgtgtgtgtgtgtgtgtgtgtgtgtgtgtgtgtgtgtgcgtgtgtgtgtgtgtgtgtgtgtgtgtgtgtgtgtgtgtgtgtgtgtgtgtgtgcgtgtgtgtgtgcgtgtgtgtgtgcgtgtgtgtgtgtgtgtgtgtgtgtgtgtgtgtgtgtgtgtgtgcgtgtgtgcgtgtgattatgtgtgtgcttgtttacaaaagcaaataaatgaGGGGATGTTACAAACAATATGAAATGGCAGcactgcagtgaaaaaaaagtgctgaagGTTTAGTCACATTCTTTCCATCTTCAAAGCTCTCAgtcctgagctgtgtgtgtgtgtgtgtgtgtgatagcaTCTTTGAGCCTTACATGAATAAGAAAGCTTGtgtgttatcaaacaaaacatgcacacacacacacggcctaCTTGGCTGGAAGCAAGCAGGCCTGAGAGGGCTGTAGGCATGTGattgtgtgttgatgtgtgtgtgtgtgtgtgtgtgtgtgtgtgtgtgtgtgtgtgtgtgtgtgtgtgcgcgtgtgtgtgtttgtgtgtgtgtgtgtgtgtgtttcagctgaaagttaaaataaatgtttgatatgaGGATGTCATCAgttcacaacaacagaaattCATCGTATCGGATACAAATGAGTTTTTTAAGTCTATTTGTTTCCAAGGCGTGTttgaagggtgtgtgtgtgtgtgtgtgtgtgtgtgtgtgtgtgtgtgtgtgtgtgtgtgtgtgtgtgtgtgtgtgtgtgtgtgtgtgtgtgtgtttgttacagtatttaggtgtgtgtgtttgtgtgtgtgtttccccccCTGCTGCTTGGTCCAGCCCCTAGTTGATTGATGATCTCCACTCCCACAGGGTCAAAGGGGTCGTGACCTCCCACTTTTGACCCCCTACCGAGAAggtcacacactcactcactcacacacacacgcacgcacgcacgcacacacacacacacacacacacacacacacacacacacacacacacacacacacacacacacaccaagcagCCCGTATAGAAACAGATGGCCTTGGGACAACTGGTGCTTCGTCACCTTTCTTGCACAAACTGTCCACGTCTTAATGATTTCTCTCACTTTTACAAAACGCAGCAGCGCAGGGCGATCACATAAGCTGATACACAAAACactaaattattaaaataatatatgACTGAAGTGTTTAAaagctcaaaataaaaaacatatccTGACTTTATTAAGTCAAACCAGTTAGTGTCTGtatgaaaaacaacagagatctgacatctgtctttttttattgttattatgaaGAACAAGAAATATGTTGCACATGCAGCAAAACGCCCCCTAGTGGTACTACACGGTTATGGCAACTGTAAATATTGAAAAGCACAACTACAGTATCATGCAATTTATATTTATGTGATataaagtaaaaagaaagtTTTGCTATGATAAGTGGCGTTAGACTTTAATTAATTTCCTGGGCTTTTATTTCCTTCAGTCCATGATGccctttatttgggacaggcgtcGATATGAGACAggcctttaattattttcaaacaaaacttgtgCAAAGATGGAAAAgagaataattatttttatttttttaaaatatgaccaTTTCTAAAAGTTAGAAATGACTCTTTTGATGTCAGTATGCCGACCTGCTGCACGTGTTGACGTTCATCTTTGTTTTATGGCTCTTGCTGCTTTTACTCCAAACTTTGAATCTGCTAATCAACACTAAATGCATCATGGCCTCTAATTGAGACCTGCCTTTAGTTAGCAAATCATGCACAAAccaaacggaaaaaaaaaatattatatataatttttttttttttaaattaaagccGCTTCCACACATTCACTCCTGACaatttctagaaaatgtcaAGACAGCTTGCCTTTATTCACAGATGCCCCTTACAGTGTGAAGTTCTCCATGTCATTTCAGGAGGTGGcgggggggtctcaggaggcagaaCATGGTGTAAAAAAGACGGCGCAGTTATCGTGTTTACATGATATCCAAGATGGCAAGAGCAAGGAATGACGCTATGACAGTTTTTTCCATAAAAATGGATGCTAAGGGGGCGATAGCCTGGTGTCTACAAAGGCTGTAGTACTTGTTGCAGCGGGCCAttggttcaaatccgacctctgccctttgctgcatgttgtccCCCTCTCCCCTGCAGACAtttcttgtttctcttttgagCTGTCCGATCCAGTGGAGGCAAAAATGGTCCAAATATGcaacttaaaaataataaaaatgtaggTTACGAGTTATTGGAAGTATCACAGCATCACCTCAACTACTCACTCacttcctgaatatttcctgctatGATGACAGACCAGATCACTCCTTCACACGGATGTTTTACTTGTAAAAGTCTGAAGAAAGTCAGGGTGAAAAATCCATCTAtgtgctttcacacctgcagctcacTCTGAACATTTTAGTACTTTTCAGGAGTttggtgtatgtgtgaaaacttAGATTACAATAGACTGATGCACAGAGCAAAAGGAGCTttagaaaacatatttaaaagtcGTACAAAAAGTCCTGTGAAATCAGAGCGTGCCACACAAACACCGAGCCCAGAGCTGTGGGACagttatggatggatggatggaaggaggTTGGAGAACAGGAAGTTACTCGGACAGGAAATGGAGGAAGTTGAGGACGATGATGAAGCAGAGCAGTCAGGAACACCGGCTTATTAAACCCGTTGCTTATCAGTCTGAAGGAGGAAGACTGATAAGAAATGATTAGGTTATAAAATGATCAgagtcttttcttattctcGACCTTCTCCTGAGCGGCAGCCATCCTCAGCCAGCTGTACACATGCGTCTTTATCTCCTGACAGGAGGAAAAATGgaggacaaaacaaacactcagtgAAGCAGCCATGCAGTATCAGGTATGTTTGCAGCATTACAAGAATATatatcaataaagtaaatcttagtTTCAAGACAAGACTTCAAATTGTTATTTAGGGTTTCCATATTTTGGCATCGCTTCTTATGCTTCAGTAAAAATCTGCATATTTCTTCCATCTTTTTTGAGTTGTCTGCAGCCTAAAGTCCACACGAAGGCGGGTATGTTTTTaatcagaagttaaaaacaaattCCTGTCCACACGCTCAAAAACCTCTTTGccagcatgaaaacacaaaacacactgttAGGGGTGTCATGAGCATGCCAAGTGTAAAACGATCTCCTAAAATGCAAAGATGTTCTCGCAATTTCTCTATAATGACCGTTTCATTTTACAAAGTTGTCCattcaggcgtctctgctcgtcaacatcgcactaatctcatgtagACAAAATGTAGGCAGACATTGCCTGAAGTTGTGGCAGAAAGCTCCAGAACACGTCCAGTAAGTCGACTGTTTTTAGTGACATATTACTGACATCTTTGTGATTTACTCATGTGGTGTACAGATCATAAAATTACGTATAGTTTAAGACTACATGGGTCTACCTCTCTGGCCTTCCTGAGCGACCAGCGGTCTGTGACTCTGCTGCTCGACATATCAGCGCAGTGAGCCGTGTCCTCAATGAAAACGGTCTGAGCTTCTTCCCCTCCCTCCGTCCTGTCTCGGACCACTGACAGCTCCCTCCATGGGTCGACTCCACCTGTGGGTATTAATGTACAAGTTAGTCTCTTAAAAACAAAGGAATGATcactgctcctctcctcctcgggACGCACCATTCACATACAGGACCCTGTGTGTTGGGGGGTTTTCCCCTCCAAAGTAAGTATTTGTGAAGGCAATGTGTCCAGGCAGGGAATGCTGGGAAATGGAAAACACCATGGGGCAGACTTCAGTCAGGGTTTTCAGGGTCACCATCCCAGAAAACGGGCAAGTGGCGTCCTCACAAGTCtgatctacacacacacacagaaaatgtaaaaaggttgTCATCACACAGGGATAATAGCATTGCGTATTTGTGGcagtgtatgtgtatgcataCAGAAGCCAAACTCAGAGCAGGTCTGGTAGATCCAcgctctctctgctctcctgctcGAAAGAAGAGACGTGTTCATCAGGTCCTTCACTGACGTCTCGTGGGAGATGTCCAGACACAGCTCCCCACCGGTAGAGCGGTAGATCTGCAGAggtcacacagaaacacaacaacatatgGAACTTCTCCCCCTTGGGTCCCTGACTGCATAATAAGCAAGAGTAACCCTGAGCGGTCCAACCTCATGGACGTGGCTCTACGGTGACATCTTGTGGCTATCATGTGGACCTACAAGGAGGAACCACAAGCACAGGTCAGGGTCGGATTTGATCAAATCTTGAATCTAATTagatgaggaaaaaaagggggtAAGGATTCATATTGGACAAGATCCTGTTCTTGCTTTTTATCCAGAAAAAACTAACAGGGAGCACTCCTGAACTggtgggggttcggtgccttgctcaaggtcaCCTCaacagtactcaggaagtgacctggcacctctccagcaactaGACCACCTTCCatacttgaaccagtgaccccaacccaagtccctacagactgagctacagccgccccACAAGAATTGGGTTACCTTTGATAAGAAAAATATGATCATCCTGATCCTGATTTTAACAGCACTTATgattgtttaaacatttttatgatatttttcaCTCGACTTGCTGAATAGCATCAGACATAGAGGTTAAGGTTGTGGCCAAAAAGTAAAGGGTTTCATCCCGTTAGAATATTTCAGCACAAAGCTGTTAATATGAAACATTCAATTTGTTATTAAAAGCAATTTGTAGGATCATTAGTTTACGCAGGTTTTGGTGCATCATGGAGAAAAGTATGACGTCTCATTAAGAGCGCTGTAATCCGGATGTGGTTATCTTTGGCAGAATATATCTGTGCCATCAGTTTGGGCTTGAAAACTTATGTAGAAATCAAAATCAGGTTGATTAAACATTCGGAGGACTGCAGGAGGACACCGTCAGTGccagtgagtgtttttttatttcataccTGTGCTAGTTCAACGAGGCGGTTATAAGGCTCCATCGTCTCCTCGTTTCCCTTCCCTTGATTGGTCATTACACCACAGAGTTCGTTAATAGTCATGAGCACTCCTTCCTCGTTGTACTGCACTGTTCCCATGACGATGTCGGCCAGGCTTTGCATCAGCTcaacctgaagaagaaatgaagggttaaaaaagagaagttaattttaacttttcaaacatttaagaaccaatttaaaaaaaaatgtgaatgaaaaaaCAACGGAACGAGTGACTCTCTGGAGTcaatgctcatgcaggttgccatgtggtggacactgaagcttcagtgtttatccagctctgcatcggtctgtaaacctttctgtgttctaacctctctctatttttcaaaagcatctccaacattgatcctagtttgagcacgtttctgctcgtggagcttattagaaacatgcagaggctttttaggtcgggtacaatcacttctatctgaaccacttctcttgcccgcttccatcactacaacacctgttggtttgacctgataactgttctcatatctgacaaactgaggggcgtccaaaatggccgtgtgccttaaaaccacctaccttctctggtccaaacaaatccagagcattcaggaccagaatctgaagttagaaggaggacatactggctgctgcattgttgtcagagaagccagcacttcaacataaaaGTAAAGAATGGGCTAAAGATGAAGAGCTAAAAGTAAGCCTAAATGGAAGAACAAGTTAGCTCACAAATGTATAACTGGTTGGACTAGCTAAAGCAACAttgaatttaaaacacaaagacagttaTGTGTCCCTCTGTAGGTTCACCAAAACTGCCACTTATATAGTTTTCTTAAAGCAGCTCATAAAGCTGAAGCGTCACCTGATCATTCAGATCCTTTGGGACCTGACAGCAGCCAAAGTCAGCTGACACTTTGCTGACATTACCGGCCATCAGTGCAGCTTCCACTGCAGCGAACGCTCTCTGCACGGCGGCCAGACACTACaggaggagaagatgagggAGACTTTAACACCAGACAGACTGCCATTATATATCAGTCATATGATGCACGAACAGGTGGCTGACTTCGTACCTTCTCTGAACCACCAACCGTTTCTATCGTGAGACTCAAGCCTGCAGCCTGTAACAGAAGGCACAGATGTTGGAGATAGAATTAGATTTCTCTGGGGAAGGCATTCACGCCCATAACTTGGGTACTTTGAAGATCCTTGCTATGACTCTGGTGTTATGCAAATTCTGTGATCATGGAATGTTCCAGCGTACGTTACTGTAGGCAGAGAAGTCCAACCTGGCCGTGACAGGAGCAGACGAGGCCACAGCTCCAAACACCAGATGGGGAAACTACaaaggaagagagacagggacatTTTAAGAAAGACGGTTGcattcataaaaaatatatacattacaaagattcttttttaaaatgaggaagGACCTATGACTCCTAAGCACTCTCATACTCATGCTTAAATTTTCTCCAACTTAAGGATCATTCACGTCATGGTCtttgaaagaataaaaatctaattttaccCAGTGGAAGCATATAATGTAAAGAAATTCGGTCccagcactgaaccttgtggaactccatcgctaactttggtgtgcatagaggacttatcattgtttaaaacaaagaagTGTTCAGCCTTATGCAGCTTTGAATACTTCCAGAGCTTCGTATCGTTCACCTTTCCTCTGAACCAGGACGACAGAGCTCCAGAGTACGAGCCTCCAAAGCTGATCCACGTGTTTGTGAGGCTCAGATTGAAACTGTGGCTGATAAACTGACGGAAAACGGCCAAGTCAGCGAGCCTGGATACAAatacaaaagacacacacattacagtCTGTCATCATTTCAAACACAGGTCGTAAGTTCAGCCTTTTCACAGATGTAAGGACATAAATAAACGTGTAAGCAGCCAGTCGAAAAGACAGAGGCATACACGAGAAACATGCAAAAACACTTCCATAGAAACACAATGTCACAGTGAGAAATCCAACAAAAGGTGGAGAATCCCCATGCAGAAGAACAACAATGATCTATTTCTCAAAAGacataaaggaaaaacaaacgcTTAACTAGTATCACAATACAATATCAGAATGTGTAGAATGTGCATGTACGAAATCTAAAAAGACACCACTGACAGGTCAGACGTAATGAACCgacacagaagggaaggaac
Coding sequences within it:
- the prss16 gene encoding thymus-specific serine protease, with translation MMVFPPAHCLILLLLLNFVDAGRILWKIKESARHLQLQRVKQRLLAQTAGYHRPLQHVKEGRILQQLDHFNPQDLRTFSQRFLVNEAYWRRPDGPVFLFIGGEGPIFEFDVLAGHHVDMAEDHGALLLALEHRFYGDSIIPDGLKTENLAHLSSQQALADLAVFRQFISHSFNLSLTNTWISFGGSYSGALSSWFRGKFPHLVFGAVASSAPVTARLDFSAYSNAAGLSLTIETVGGSEKCLAAVQRAFAAVEAALMAGNVSKVSADFGCCQVPKDLNDQVELMQSLADIVMGTVQYNEEGVLMTINELCGVMTNQGKGNEETMEPYNRLVELAQIYRSTGGELCLDISHETSVKDLMNTSLLSSRRAERAWIYQTCSEFGFYQTCEDATCPFSGMVTLKTLTEVCPMVFSISQHSLPGHIAFTNTYFGGENPPTHRVLYVNGGVDPWRELSVVRDRTEGGEEAQTVFIEDTAHCADMSSSRVTDRWSLRKAREEIKTHVYSWLRMAAAQEKVENKKRL